From Nicotiana tabacum cultivar K326 chromosome 20, ASM71507v2, whole genome shotgun sequence, one genomic window encodes:
- the LOC107811017 gene encoding MLP-like protein 423, translated as MSSIGKIDVEVEVKTPADKFWNSIRDSTNLFPKAFPDQYKSIEVVEGDGKSVGSVRLIKYGEGSPLITFAKEKIESVDEGNKTVVYSVIDGETMKYYKSFKGSLTVSPKGDASLVKWCCEFEKASDEVPEPQLIKDFAVKNFKDLDAYLIGA; from the exons ATGTCATCCATTGGAAAGATTGATGTTGAAGTTGAGGTGAAAACTCCAGCAGACAAATTCTGGAATAGCATTAGGGACTCAACCAATCTCTTCCCTAAGGCTTTTCCTGATCAATACAAGAGCATTGAAGTTGTTGAAGGTGATGGCAAGTCTGTTGGCTCAGTTCGTTTGATCAAGTATGGTGAAG GATCGCCATTGATTACGTTCGCAAAAGAGAAAATTGAGTCAGTTGATGAGGGAAATAAGACAGTGGTGTACTCTGTAATTGATGGGGAAACCATGAAATACTACAAGAGTTTTAAGGGCAGCCTCACTGTATCTCCAAAAGGAGATGCAAGTTTGGTGAAGTGGTGCTGTGAATTTGAAAAGGCAAGTGATGAAGTTCCTGAGCCTCAACTCATCAAAGATTTTGCTGTCAAAAACTTCAAGGATCTTGATGCTTATCTCATTGGGGCATAA